From Kineosporia succinea, the proteins below share one genomic window:
- a CDS encoding type B 50S ribosomal protein L31, with protein sequence MKPGIHPEYRPVVFRDRSAGTAFLTRSTASPRATVTWEDGNEYPVVDVEISSASHPFWTGRARTADTEGRIARFERRYGKQ encoded by the coding sequence ATGAAACCCGGCATCCACCCCGAGTACCGCCCGGTCGTGTTCCGCGACCGCAGTGCCGGCACCGCGTTCCTCACCCGGTCCACCGCGTCCCCCAGGGCCACGGTCACCTGGGAGGACGGCAACGAGTACCCGGTCGTCGACGTGGAGATCTCGAGCGCGAGCCACCCGTTCTGGACCGGCCGCGCCCGCACCGCCGACACCGAGGGCCGCATCGCCCGCTTCGAGAGGCGTTACGGCAAGCAGTAA
- a CDS encoding YibE/F family protein yields the protein MGSHHSHGAGSDDFTIGRRALIWLLAVLVPLLVATVVGMVMLWPSGTPPVARQVSTLGDVSEDVYGATVTSTSASECESSSSDRLPDGSIPLTALCASAAVRIDSGPDQGEALTVQVPPQVYRAGISPGDTIRVARYPGEALTDPGSTGTDSGAGTSSDDAASSDDAASSDDAASSDDAASAASDDRAASGDDPAGGAAASDPPDALPDGTVYAWIDFSRGFPLTLLAVGFAVLVVAVGRLRGLAAMVGLALSYLAVVKFMLPALRLGENPVAVALIGSIAVMTVVLYLAHGVSAKTTTALLGTIFGLALTAGLADWASRIGHLNGLSSEENYTLAQLTGQSDLSGVILCGIIVAGLGVLNDVTITQASAVWEVRAHAPDLGVRQLFVSGMRVGRDHLASTVYTIAFAYAGAALPTLILIDLYHQPLGQVLTSGQIAEEIVRTLVGSIGLILSIPLTTGVAAVVVASSRDRRDGRSQPRAEAQVGDGADSAAPYDQAPYDQAPYDRSASPVTGELRRDRSGRRRRDGGARRSH from the coding sequence ATGGGCTCCCATCATTCGCACGGTGCCGGGAGCGACGACTTCACGATCGGGCGCCGCGCGCTCATCTGGCTGCTGGCCGTCCTGGTGCCTCTGCTCGTGGCGACGGTCGTGGGCATGGTGATGCTGTGGCCGAGCGGGACGCCGCCGGTCGCGCGGCAGGTGTCGACGCTCGGTGACGTGTCGGAAGACGTGTACGGCGCGACCGTGACGTCGACCTCGGCGTCGGAGTGCGAGAGCTCGTCGAGCGACCGGCTCCCCGACGGCTCCATCCCTCTGACCGCCCTGTGCGCCTCGGCGGCGGTGCGCATCGACTCGGGACCCGACCAGGGCGAGGCGCTCACCGTGCAGGTCCCGCCCCAGGTCTACCGGGCCGGCATCAGCCCGGGCGACACCATCCGCGTGGCCCGGTACCCGGGCGAGGCGCTCACGGACCCGGGAAGCACGGGCACCGACTCGGGCGCGGGCACCTCGAGCGACGACGCTGCCTCGAGCGACGACGCTGCCTCGAGCGACGACGCTGCCTCGAGCGACGACGCTGCCTCGGCTGCCTCTGATGACAGGGCTGCCTCCGGCGACGACCCGGCCGGCGGTGCTGCCGCCTCGGACCCGCCCGACGCCCTGCCCGACGGAACGGTCTACGCCTGGATCGACTTCTCCCGTGGCTTCCCGCTGACCCTGCTGGCGGTGGGCTTCGCGGTGCTGGTGGTGGCGGTCGGCCGGCTGCGGGGGCTGGCGGCGATGGTCGGGCTGGCGCTGAGCTATCTGGCCGTGGTCAAGTTCATGCTGCCGGCGCTGAGGCTCGGTGAGAACCCGGTCGCGGTGGCCCTGATCGGGTCGATCGCGGTGATGACGGTGGTGCTGTACCTGGCCCACGGGGTCTCCGCCAAGACGACGACCGCTCTCCTGGGCACCATCTTCGGCCTGGCGCTGACCGCCGGGCTCGCGGACTGGGCGTCGCGGATCGGGCACCTCAACGGCCTCAGCTCCGAGGAGAACTACACCCTGGCCCAGCTGACGGGGCAGTCGGACCTGTCCGGCGTCATCCTCTGCGGGATCATCGTGGCCGGGCTCGGTGTGCTCAACGACGTCACGATCACCCAGGCCTCCGCGGTCTGGGAAGTGCGGGCCCACGCCCCTGACCTCGGAGTCCGCCAGCTGTTCGTCAGCGGGATGCGGGTCGGGCGAGACCACCTGGCGTCCACCGTCTACACGATCGCCTTCGCCTACGCCGGTGCGGCGCTGCCCACGCTGATCCTCATCGACCTGTACCACCAGCCGCTGGGACAGGTGCTCACCAGTGGGCAGATCGCCGAGGAGATCGTCCGCACCCTGGTCGGCTCGATCGGGCTCATCCTGTCGATCCCGCTCACCACCGGCGTGGCCGCGGTCGTCGTGGCGTCGTCGCGCGACCGGCGGGACGGCCGTTCCCAGCCGCGTGCCGAGGCCCAGGTCGGCGATGGCGCTGACAGCGCCGCCCCGTACGACCAGGCCCCGTACGACCAGGCCCCGTACGACCGTTCCGCCTCCCCGGTCACCGGTGAGCTTCGCCGGGACCGCTCCGGGCGCCGCCGTCGGGACGGCGGCGCCCGGAGGTCTCACTGA
- a CDS encoding ABC transporter substrate-binding protein: MGQRRIVTGSALALTATLLLAACSGGSDSAGSSEDIDTAPKGDGQTLTIWTYESADSAMGIAWDKAMEKFTAETGAKVDFQLKSFEQINQSASQVLNSDSAPDVMEYNKGNATSGLLSSQGLLTDIGPAVEAYGWGDKLSSTLQTTAKYSDAGVMGTGNWYGIPNYGEYVQVYYNKDLFEKYDLEVPTTLDEFTTVLQKFKDEGITPLSESASEYPLGQLIYQLALLNADRQWVTDYQTYTAPADFHDANWTAAATTVKEWVDKGYISKNATGIKAQDAGDAFTAGTNPIFFSGSWWHGTFEKDAKFDWGTFLFPGATMSPGSSGNLWVVPEKSDAKDLAYKFIDITMSPEIQNLLGNNGGVPVAAEDDAITDEKSKELITNFNKLSEQDGLAFYPDWPAPSFYADLNSSLQELVNGTKTVDQVLDQMQADYDKGTEEYK, translated from the coding sequence GTGGGACAACGACGCATCGTCACCGGCAGCGCACTGGCGCTCACCGCGACCCTGCTCCTCGCCGCCTGCAGCGGGGGCAGCGACTCCGCCGGGAGCAGCGAGGACATCGACACCGCCCCCAAGGGCGACGGCCAGACGCTGACCATCTGGACGTACGAGAGCGCGGACAGCGCCATGGGCATCGCCTGGGACAAGGCGATGGAGAAGTTCACCGCCGAGACCGGCGCCAAGGTCGACTTCCAGCTCAAGAGCTTCGAGCAGATCAACCAGAGCGCCAGCCAGGTGCTCAACTCCGACTCCGCGCCCGACGTGATGGAGTACAACAAGGGCAACGCCACCAGCGGCCTGCTCTCCAGCCAGGGCCTGCTCACCGACATCGGCCCGGCCGTGGAGGCCTACGGCTGGGGCGACAAGCTCAGCTCCACCCTGCAGACCACGGCGAAGTACAGCGACGCCGGCGTGATGGGCACCGGCAACTGGTACGGCATCCCCAACTACGGCGAGTACGTCCAGGTCTACTACAACAAGGACCTTTTCGAGAAGTACGACCTCGAGGTGCCGACCACCCTCGACGAGTTCACCACCGTCCTGCAGAAGTTCAAGGACGAGGGCATCACCCCGCTGTCCGAGTCGGCCTCGGAGTACCCGCTCGGCCAGCTCATCTACCAGCTCGCCCTGCTCAACGCCGACCGCCAGTGGGTCACCGACTACCAGACCTACACCGCCCCGGCCGATTTCCACGACGCGAACTGGACCGCCGCGGCCACCACCGTCAAGGAGTGGGTGGACAAGGGCTACATCTCCAAGAACGCGACCGGTATCAAGGCCCAGGACGCCGGTGACGCCTTCACCGCCGGCACCAACCCGATCTTCTTCTCCGGCAGCTGGTGGCACGGCACCTTCGAGAAGGACGCGAAGTTCGACTGGGGCACGTTCCTTTTCCCGGGCGCCACGATGTCGCCCGGCTCGTCGGGCAACCTCTGGGTGGTGCCGGAGAAGTCGGACGCCAAGGACCTCGCCTACAAGTTCATCGACATCACCATGTCGCCCGAGATCCAGAACCTCCTGGGCAACAACGGCGGGGTGCCGGTGGCGGCCGAGGACGACGCGATCACCGACGAGAAGTCCAAGGAACTCATCACCAACTTCAACAAGCTCAGCGAGCAGGACGGCCTGGCCTTCTACCCGGACTGGCCCGCCCCCAGCTTCTACGCCGACCTGAACTCCAGCCTCCAGGAACTCGTGAACGGCACGAAAACCGTTGACCAGGTCCTGGACCAGATGCAGGCCGACTACGACAAGGGCACCGAGGAGTACAAGTAG
- a CDS encoding carbohydrate ABC transporter permease encodes MTWESRKGYWLYLIPGALLLTVIIVVPLGWNVYLSFTKYRGIKPPTWIGLENWQKLFQDEEFWASFQHSIAMVVAMVVLPTLIGLVLASLLFDLVGRRFGGKVVGLLRAVYYLPQILPIAIAAIVVGWILRPDDGALNEVLTAIGLGGHNWLGSPDTALLSVGAVLVWIQIGYPVVVFMSALQRIDPQLYEAAELDGANWWQRFRAITLSGIRPEIFVVVLTCTVAALKVFGPVYALTRGGPGSSTIVPSYYSYTEFFTAQQVGYGATIATALTVVVLVVAIFFVRAQFRLADEEER; translated from the coding sequence GTGACCTGGGAGAGCCGTAAGGGCTACTGGCTCTACCTGATTCCCGGCGCGCTGCTGCTCACCGTCATCATCGTGGTGCCGCTGGGGTGGAACGTCTACCTCAGCTTCACCAAGTACCGGGGCATCAAGCCGCCGACCTGGATCGGGCTGGAGAACTGGCAGAAGCTGTTCCAGGACGAGGAGTTCTGGGCGTCGTTCCAGCACAGCATCGCCATGGTCGTGGCCATGGTGGTGCTGCCCACCCTGATCGGGCTGGTGCTCGCCTCGCTGCTGTTCGACCTGGTCGGCCGCCGCTTCGGCGGGAAGGTGGTGGGCCTGCTGCGCGCGGTCTACTACCTCCCCCAGATCCTCCCGATCGCGATCGCCGCGATCGTGGTCGGGTGGATCCTGCGGCCCGACGACGGCGCGCTCAACGAGGTGCTGACGGCGATCGGCCTCGGCGGCCACAACTGGCTCGGCAGCCCGGACACCGCCCTGCTCTCGGTCGGCGCCGTGCTGGTCTGGATCCAGATCGGTTATCCGGTAGTTGTTTTCATGTCCGCCCTGCAGCGCATCGACCCGCAGCTGTACGAGGCGGCCGAGCTCGACGGGGCCAACTGGTGGCAGCGCTTCCGGGCCATCACCCTGAGCGGCATCCGCCCGGAGATCTTCGTGGTGGTGCTGACCTGCACGGTGGCCGCGCTGAAGGTGTTCGGCCCGGTCTACGCCCTCACCCGCGGCGGCCCGGGCAGTTCCACGATCGTGCCGAGCTACTACTCCTACACCGAGTTCTTCACCGCCCAGCAGGTCGGGTACGGCGCCACCATCGCCACGGCCCTCACCGTGGTCGTGCTGGTCGTCGCGATCTTCTTCGTGCGCGCCCAGTTCCGCCTGGCCGACGAGGAGGAACGATGA
- a CDS encoding carbohydrate ABC transporter permease yields the protein MTTTEAEPTTTTPTRQNRRRRTGWEWLALTATVLIALVMAAPLLLVLLNAFKSPEDFAGNGPLGLPTGLYFDGVKTFWDAVNFPEKVWNSILISGCVAIGGVLVSVLNAYALGIGRIRGRMWVLIAFLLATIVPQEALLYPLYIMFKNVGLYDTVWSVVIVFIVIHGAFGTYLLASVFGAFPRELLEAAALDGASRWQILWRVVVPVCRPTLAVLAVFFFIWTWNEFLIPLSFLVSESNQTVQVGIATLQGERIMNVTTISASALLGIAPTLIFFLVFQRTLTRGLTAGAIK from the coding sequence ATGACCACCACCGAGGCAGAACCGACCACGACCACCCCGACGAGACAGAACAGAAGACGCCGCACCGGCTGGGAGTGGCTGGCCCTGACCGCCACCGTCCTGATCGCCCTGGTCATGGCCGCCCCCCTGCTCCTGGTGCTGCTCAACGCCTTCAAGTCTCCCGAGGACTTCGCCGGCAACGGCCCGCTCGGTCTGCCCACGGGCCTGTACTTCGACGGCGTCAAGACCTTCTGGGACGCGGTCAACTTCCCGGAGAAGGTCTGGAACAGCATCCTGATCTCCGGCTGCGTCGCGATCGGCGGCGTGCTGGTCTCGGTGCTCAACGCCTACGCCCTGGGCATCGGGCGGATCCGGGGCCGGATGTGGGTGCTCATCGCCTTCCTGCTCGCCACCATCGTGCCGCAGGAGGCCCTGCTCTACCCGCTCTACATCATGTTCAAGAACGTCGGCCTGTACGACACCGTCTGGTCGGTCGTCATCGTGTTCATCGTGATCCACGGCGCTTTCGGCACCTACCTGCTGGCCAGCGTCTTCGGCGCCTTCCCGCGCGAGCTGCTCGAGGCGGCGGCTCTCGACGGGGCGAGCCGGTGGCAGATCCTCTGGCGCGTGGTGGTTCCCGTCTGCCGCCCGACCCTGGCCGTGCTGGCCGTGTTCTTCTTCATCTGGACCTGGAACGAGTTCCTGATCCCCCTGTCGTTCCTGGTCAGCGAGAGCAACCAGACCGTGCAGGTGGGCATCGCCACGCTGCAGGGCGAGCGGATCATGAACGTCACCACGATCAGTGCCTCCGCCCTCCTGGGCATCGCGCCGACGCTGATCTTCTTCCTGGTCTTCCAGCGCACCCTGACCCGCGGGCTCACCGCAGGCGCGATCAAGTGA
- the yicI gene encoding alpha-xylosidase: MKFTDGFWRIRDGVEALYAREVYDLESTATQLVITGATRVVNHRGDTLNAPTLTVTLDSPAEDVVRVRVEHHRGARPPQRFDLDETAKGTAEIDGDHGVLRSGTLEARVTRGTPWNLTFAQNGKILTRSGHRSLGLMRHEGRTYVHEQLELGVGETIYGLGERFGPLVKNGQSVDIWNEDGGTSSEQAYKNVPFFVSSGGYGVLVNDAGRVSFEIGSESVERTQFSVPGEVLEYLVIGGPTPKDVLDRYTALTGRPAQVPAWSYGTWLSTSFTTDYREETVNHFVDGMKDRGIPLSVFHFDCFWMREFSWTDFTWDPRVFPDPVGMLSRLREKDVRVCVWINPYIAQRAGIFDEADEKGYLLKKKDGTTFQWDLWQAGMGLVDFTNPDAVAWYQGHLRRLLSEGVDAFKTDFGERVPTDVVYHNGADPESMHNFYTQLYNRAVFEVLEEVRGRGEAVVFARSATTGGQQFPVHWGGDSTASYVSMAETLRGGLSIGLSGFGLWSHDIGGFEGTPDVTLFKRWTAFGMLSSHSRFHGSGSYRVPWLVDDDDATDLGAAAVARRFGKLKARLAPYLLRAGREAHDRGTPVMRPMLLEFPGDPAVAYLDRQYLLGPDLLVAPVFTPDGTVDYYLPEGRWVSLLTGEGVEGGRWVQERHEVDSLPLLVRPGGVIPLGARDDRPDTEHLDGLTLLVNPGADDGWERTVDILDPRGDLATFTVRTENGRVTAHSDVRDGWGLARPGGERVAAQDGTAVVD; encoded by the coding sequence ATGAAGTTCACCGACGGCTTCTGGCGAATCCGCGACGGCGTGGAAGCCCTGTACGCCCGCGAGGTGTACGACCTGGAGAGCACCGCGACGCAGCTCGTGATCACCGGCGCCACGCGGGTCGTGAACCACCGCGGCGACACGCTCAACGCCCCCACCCTGACCGTGACGCTCGACTCCCCCGCCGAGGACGTCGTGCGCGTGCGGGTGGAGCACCACAGGGGAGCCCGTCCGCCGCAGCGGTTCGACCTCGACGAGACCGCGAAGGGGACCGCCGAGATCGACGGCGACCACGGCGTCCTCAGGTCAGGCACCCTGGAGGCCCGGGTCACCAGGGGCACCCCCTGGAACCTCACGTTCGCCCAGAACGGGAAGATCCTGACCCGCAGCGGCCACCGGTCGCTGGGGCTGATGCGGCACGAGGGCCGCACCTACGTGCACGAGCAGCTCGAGCTGGGCGTGGGCGAGACCATCTACGGCCTGGGCGAGCGCTTCGGCCCGCTGGTGAAGAACGGCCAGAGCGTGGACATCTGGAACGAGGACGGCGGTACGTCGAGCGAGCAGGCGTACAAGAACGTGCCGTTCTTCGTCTCCAGCGGGGGTTACGGCGTGCTGGTCAACGACGCCGGCCGGGTCTCGTTCGAGATCGGCTCGGAATCGGTCGAGCGCACGCAGTTCTCGGTGCCCGGTGAGGTGCTGGAGTACCTGGTCATCGGCGGCCCCACCCCGAAGGACGTGCTCGACCGCTACACCGCGCTCACCGGTCGCCCGGCGCAGGTGCCGGCCTGGAGCTACGGCACCTGGCTGAGCACGAGCTTCACCACGGACTACCGCGAGGAGACCGTCAACCACTTCGTCGACGGCATGAAGGACCGCGGGATCCCGCTCAGCGTCTTCCATTTCGACTGCTTCTGGATGCGCGAGTTCAGCTGGACCGACTTCACCTGGGACCCGCGGGTGTTCCCCGACCCGGTCGGCATGCTGAGCCGCCTGCGGGAGAAGGACGTGCGGGTCTGCGTCTGGATCAACCCCTACATCGCCCAGCGCGCCGGGATCTTCGACGAGGCGGACGAAAAGGGTTACCTGCTCAAGAAGAAGGACGGCACCACGTTCCAGTGGGACCTGTGGCAGGCCGGGATGGGCCTGGTCGACTTCACCAACCCGGACGCGGTGGCCTGGTACCAGGGGCATCTGCGCCGGCTGCTGAGCGAGGGCGTCGACGCCTTCAAGACCGACTTCGGCGAGCGGGTCCCCACCGACGTGGTGTACCACAACGGCGCCGACCCGGAGAGCATGCACAACTTCTACACGCAGCTCTACAACCGGGCCGTCTTCGAGGTGCTGGAAGAGGTCAGGGGACGCGGCGAGGCCGTCGTGTTCGCGCGCTCGGCGACCACGGGCGGTCAGCAGTTCCCGGTGCACTGGGGTGGTGACAGCACGGCCTCCTACGTCTCGATGGCCGAGACCCTCCGCGGCGGGCTGAGTATCGGCCTGTCCGGGTTCGGGTTGTGGAGCCACGACATCGGCGGGTTCGAGGGCACGCCCGACGTCACCCTGTTCAAGCGGTGGACGGCGTTCGGCATGCTGTCGAGCCACAGCCGGTTCCACGGGAGCGGCTCGTACCGGGTGCCGTGGCTGGTCGACGACGACGACGCCACGGATCTCGGCGCGGCGGCCGTGGCCCGCAGGTTCGGGAAGCTGAAAGCCCGCCTGGCGCCGTATCTTCTGCGGGCGGGCCGGGAGGCGCACGATCGGGGCACACCGGTGATGCGGCCGATGCTGCTGGAGTTCCCCGGCGATCCGGCGGTGGCCTACCTCGACCGGCAGTACCTCCTGGGGCCCGATCTGCTGGTGGCGCCGGTGTTCACGCCCGACGGCACGGTCGACTACTACCTGCCCGAGGGCCGGTGGGTGAGTCTGCTGACCGGTGAGGGCGTCGAGGGTGGACGGTGGGTCCAGGAGCGTCATGAGGTGGACTCCCTGCCCCTCCTGGTGCGGCCGGGGGGCGTGATCCCGCTCGGCGCGCGCGACGACCGTCCCGACACCGAGCACCTCGACGGGCTGACGCTGCTGGTCAACCCGGGTGCCGACGACGGCTGGGAGCGGACGGTGGATATCCTCGACCCCCGTGGCGACCTGGCGACCTTCACCGTGCGCACGGAGAACGGCCGCGTCACGGCCCACTCCGACGTCCGCGACGGCTGGGGTCTGGCCCGGCCCGGCGGCGAGCGGGTGGCCGCACAGGACGGGACCGCGGTTGTCGACTGA
- a CDS encoding LacI family DNA-binding transcriptional regulator, protein MSADPPKARRPTIYDVAKEAGVSHQTVAMVLRGQGKFRPETLKRVSAAIETLRYRPNNAARALATSSANRIGALVFELTEVGPSKTVQGASLRAAEAGYLLEIVSLPLDEHLREQMGDSGAIGRALGLLDRADVAGILAFAPVDPLLATRAATPDAAFGPVSVPLVMELEPDPAHGRTLSDRGMSLVADHLVGLGHTRIAYLGGSVTWVAARRRSEAVRGALARHGLEVTTELTGDWSAASGAQAVRDLGRPALEEVTAIICGNDQMALGALLALDEHGIDVPGQMSVTGFDGIPESGFLRPPLTTVKVDYASHGRRLVETLLNRLGQPAELTTADDTEFLARASTAPPGRLRS, encoded by the coding sequence GTGAGCGCCGATCCGCCGAAGGCCCGGCGCCCGACGATCTACGACGTGGCCAAGGAGGCCGGGGTCTCGCACCAGACGGTCGCGATGGTGCTGCGGGGTCAGGGCAAGTTCCGTCCGGAGACGCTGAAGCGGGTGTCGGCGGCGATCGAGACGCTGCGGTACCGGCCGAACAACGCCGCGCGGGCCCTGGCCACGAGCAGCGCCAACCGGATCGGGGCGCTGGTGTTCGAGCTGACCGAGGTCGGCCCGAGCAAGACGGTGCAGGGCGCCAGCCTGCGCGCCGCCGAGGCCGGCTACCTGCTCGAGATCGTCAGCCTGCCGCTCGACGAGCACCTGCGCGAGCAGATGGGTGACAGCGGCGCGATCGGGCGGGCCCTGGGCCTGCTCGACCGCGCCGACGTCGCCGGGATCCTGGCGTTCGCCCCCGTCGACCCCCTGCTCGCGACCCGGGCGGCGACTCCGGACGCGGCGTTCGGGCCGGTGAGTGTTCCTCTCGTCATGGAGCTGGAACCGGACCCGGCCCACGGGCGCACGCTCAGCGACCGCGGGATGTCGCTGGTGGCCGACCATCTCGTCGGCCTGGGGCACACCCGGATCGCCTACCTGGGCGGGTCGGTGACCTGGGTGGCGGCCCGGCGGCGCAGCGAGGCCGTGCGCGGGGCGCTGGCCCGGCACGGTCTCGAGGTGACGACGGAGCTGACCGGTGACTGGTCGGCGGCCTCCGGCGCCCAGGCGGTGCGCGACCTGGGCCGCCCCGCGCTGGAGGAGGTCACGGCCATCATCTGCGGCAACGACCAGATGGCGCTGGGCGCGCTGCTGGCCCTCGACGAGCACGGCATCGACGTGCCCGGGCAGATGAGCGTGACCGGGTTCGACGGGATCCCCGAAAGTGGTTTCCTGCGGCCGCCCCTGACCACCGTGAAGGTGGACTACGCCTCGCACGGCCGCCGTCTGGTGGAGACGCTGCTCAACCGGCTGGGGCAGCCGGCCGAGCTGACCACCGCCGACGACACCGAGTTCCTGGCCCGGGCCAGCACCGCCCCGCCCGGAAGGCTCAGGAGCTGA
- a CDS encoding amino acid ABC transporter substrate-binding protein, which translates to MISKRFLAVSAAALMTLGLAACGSDSDSSGDAGAGGKEPLKVGTEGTYAPFTFHDTADGNKLTGYDVEVVEAVAAKLGREVEFSETTWDTIFAGLEAKRFDVVANQVTINPEREAKYSFSQPYTDSVGVIVTRSDDSSITTAADLKGKTAAQSSTSSFGTAAKDAGANVEAVEGFSQAIPLLKQKRVDVTLNDSLAVLNYLTESGDKDVKIAGEIGDPTQQAFAFRKDSELPAEFDKALNELRADGTLAKISEKYFGKDVSGAGAESSPSPSAS; encoded by the coding sequence ATGATCAGCAAGAGGTTCCTCGCCGTCTCCGCGGCCGCACTCATGACCCTGGGTCTGGCCGCCTGCGGCAGTGACTCGGACAGTTCGGGTGACGCCGGCGCCGGCGGCAAGGAGCCGCTGAAGGTCGGCACCGAGGGCACCTACGCGCCCTTCACGTTCCACGACACCGCCGACGGCAACAAGCTCACCGGCTACGACGTCGAGGTGGTCGAGGCGGTCGCCGCCAAGCTCGGCCGCGAGGTCGAGTTCTCCGAGACCACCTGGGACACGATCTTCGCGGGCCTGGAGGCCAAGCGCTTCGACGTGGTGGCCAACCAGGTCACGATCAACCCCGAGCGCGAGGCCAAGTACAGCTTCTCCCAGCCGTACACCGACTCGGTCGGCGTGATCGTCACCCGCTCCGACGACTCCTCGATCACCACCGCGGCCGACCTCAAGGGCAAGACCGCCGCCCAGTCGTCCACCAGCAGCTTCGGTACGGCCGCCAAGGACGCCGGGGCGAACGTGGAGGCGGTCGAGGGCTTCAGCCAGGCGATCCCGCTGCTCAAGCAGAAGCGCGTCGACGTCACCCTGAACGACAGCCTGGCCGTGCTCAACTACCTCACCGAGAGCGGCGACAAGGACGTCAAGATCGCCGGCGAGATCGGCGACCCGACGCAGCAGGCCTTCGCCTTCCGCAAGGACAGCGAGCTGCCCGCCGAGTTCGACAAGGCGCTGAACGAACTGCGCGCCGACGGCACGCTGGCCAAGATCTCCGAGAAGTACTTCGGCAAGGACGTCTCCGGCGCCGGCGCCGAGAGCTCCCCGAGCCCGTCCGCGAGCTGA
- a CDS encoding amino acid ABC transporter permease codes for MEESKVELIRSSLGPLLEGMVKGTIPLTAISFVLGILLALVVALMRLSPIWPISAIARFYVSVIRGTPLLVQLLIIFYGLPEIGATIDPYPSAVIAFTLNVGGYASEIIRAAIVSVPRGQWEAASTVGMNYPTTLRRIILPQATRVAVPPLSNTLISLVKDTSLASTILVTETMRKAAEIAGPTFEFFTLYMVAAAYYWVVCLVLSFAQTRLETRLDRYVAT; via the coding sequence GTGGAGGAGTCCAAGGTCGAGCTGATCCGCAGCTCGCTCGGGCCGCTGCTGGAGGGGATGGTCAAGGGGACCATCCCCCTCACGGCGATCAGCTTCGTGCTGGGGATCCTGCTCGCACTGGTGGTGGCGCTGATGCGGCTGTCACCGATCTGGCCGATCTCCGCGATCGCCCGGTTCTACGTCTCGGTGATCCGCGGAACGCCGCTGCTGGTGCAGCTTCTCATCATCTTCTACGGCCTGCCGGAGATCGGTGCGACGATCGACCCGTACCCGAGCGCCGTCATCGCGTTCACCCTGAACGTGGGCGGGTACGCCTCGGAGATCATCCGCGCGGCCATCGTCTCGGTGCCGCGCGGGCAGTGGGAGGCGGCCTCGACCGTCGGCATGAACTACCCGACGACCCTGCGGCGGATCATCCTGCCGCAGGCCACCCGGGTCGCCGTGCCGCCGCTGTCGAACACGCTGATCTCGCTGGTGAAGGACACCTCGCTGGCCTCGACCATCCTGGTCACCGAGACGATGCGCAAGGCCGCCGAGATCGCCGGGCCGACCTTCGAGTTCTTCACCCTGTACATGGTGGCCGCCGCCTACTACTGGGTGGTCTGCCTGGTTCTCTCCTTCGCCCAGACCCGCCTGGAGACCCGACTCGATCGGTACGTGGCCACATGA
- a CDS encoding amino acid ABC transporter ATP-binding protein, which produces MSLLEVTGLNKAFGDNHVLRGIDLTVPTGSVTVLIGPSGSGKTTVLRSLNALEIPDAGTVRIGDVSVDFTAKPDRRQITKLRAQSGMVFQSHNLFPHLSVLRNVMEGPVVVQRRPVAEVRSEALELLRRVGLSEKAEQYPHQLSGGQQQRVGIARALAIKPRLMLFDEPTSALDPELVGEVLTVMKDLAADGWTMVVVTHEMRFARQVADQVLFLDGGVVAERGTPAEVLDHPREERTQRFLHRLTDL; this is translated from the coding sequence ATGAGCCTTCTCGAAGTGACCGGCCTGAACAAGGCGTTCGGCGACAACCACGTGCTGCGCGGCATCGACCTGACCGTGCCCACCGGCTCGGTGACGGTGCTCATCGGCCCGTCCGGCTCGGGCAAGACCACGGTGCTGCGCTCGCTCAACGCCCTCGAGATCCCCGACGCCGGCACGGTGCGGATCGGGGACGTGAGCGTCGACTTCACGGCGAAGCCGGACCGCCGTCAGATCACGAAACTGCGCGCGCAGAGCGGGATGGTGTTCCAGAGCCACAACCTGTTCCCGCACCTGAGCGTGCTGCGCAACGTGATGGAGGGCCCGGTGGTGGTGCAGAGGCGCCCGGTCGCCGAGGTCCGTTCCGAGGCACTGGAGCTGCTGCGGCGGGTCGGCCTGTCCGAGAAGGCCGAGCAGTACCCGCACCAGCTCTCCGGCGGTCAGCAGCAGCGCGTCGGCATCGCCCGGGCCCTGGCGATCAAGCCGCGGCTCATGCTGTTCGACGAGCCCACCTCGGCCCTCGACCCGGAGCTCGTGGGCGAGGTGCTGACCGTGATGAAAGACCTGGCCGCCGACGGCTGGACCATGGTCGTGGTCACCCACGAGATGCGGTTCGCCCGGCAGGTCGCCGACCAGGTGCTGTTCCTCGACGGCGGGGTGGTCGCCGAGCGCGGCACCCCGGCCGAGGTGCTCGACCATCCGCGCGAGGAACGCACGCAACGGTTCCTGCACCGCCTGACCGACCTGTAG